gcgttggatttcaaggctgacattattatttataatagtattattatataatagtatTAACCAGTAAAGCTTTAACGGTACCATGAATTAAGCAACTTTtactaaaatatgtacatacacgcgtatttagaattttttacatttccacatatttatttgaaaaaaaaatgcgtaTCTAGTTTCGTTAAGCTTTAATATATtaagatttatgtatgtacttgtatattTTTCCTTTGATTATTTATGATGCTACACTCAAAGTGTCCAACAATCAATGCTGGCCGCACTTATCGCTCACCAGAGTTGTGGTAATAACAAAGAGGGcttatttgttaataataagaaaataataaacaaaatcttATTCTGTGCTACTGAGCTTGCGTACACATGTGTCATACatccatgcatacatatatacatagtatatccgaatgtatatgcaaattttgtttataaatacgaTTATTATCCCACATAACCATACAAATATGGGACTAATAAGAACAGGTAAggagggctaaattcgggtgtaacctcacattttatattctcacaTTTTGCAAAACTTACCGGCGGGAATATATTATGACAAAACTTTATTTTAGCtgtaatcgattggtcactACTTTGCTCGCTATCTTtaggcgctgctcgcctgtcaaaaatttcatgtggaagcaacaacaaagtaatcTAGTTGAATTCatgcaggagagtatgcggatacctcaataaaaattctatcgccgcttgctgagtgctgctaaattttgttttatatgtgTTGACTATTCGCAATGGTAAAAAagactcaaaggacaaatttttgacaaaatgacaatacaaatatttatttttgttgtctttactttggaatacattttaattgattacatAAAACGTAAGGCATAGACGCAGCTCGAAACaaaggtaaacaaaaaatattttgtgcagatttaagtatttctccacctAAGAAAATGGTACTGTTGCGCATGATTTagaggacattttagcgcaggcTTGCATCATAAGTGCTGCCTGTCTGCTTGAATTACAGGATATTGCGCTCTATTGGCTCTATTGACCGCTATTATTGTAGAGGGaaggtatgtatatacagtggaacttccataattcgaacttctataactcattttcatacaaatttgcttccataacttaaacttctataactcgaagttcgcCATAACTttaactcttgaagtggcaatagaaggcaactttcatacaaatttccttccataaatcgaacttttcgacaagggcataatacaaaatttaaaattttactatcaaggaacaattttaaaggtgTCCTATTCGTATGGaggtgaaacaaaaatattatattacacttatagatttcataaatcgtgtgacaaaggcatgagatacagacgtcaagcgctaaacaatagcaaagtgcaacaaacaaaattacagaattaatGTTTAATCGTCCGGTCAATGACCAAACTTGCACCATTCGTTCAATGACCGGGTACCCGGGTACCCAGGTGGAGCAGATGTAGAAGTCGTTAGTATACTGAATAAAAAGCTGAGTGCCAAGGTCAATGGATATTTGACCTGACCACGATGATGATTTGACCAGTAGTGACGATGAATTTTTTCCACCAAACGAGGCGGTAGCTTCGGATTGTGATGATACAGGTAAGtaacatttctattttttattgattatattgataattataACGCattttatgttatataaattgtgtattttttataatagatGATGAAATCGCGCCCAATAATGAAGTCGAAGAAAGTGATATAGAAGCGACGTTGTCTGGACTGAAAGCAAAAGATGGTACTCAGTGGGCTGCGACACCACCAAGTGAACATCAAGCTGAGAGACGTATGTAGTATTGTGCGAGAAAGATGTGGACCTAACAGAAACACCAATTTGTTGTCTAATCTAgacacatttaaattatttttcacaccGGAAAAGGCTGATATTATACGCCATACTAATAAAAAGGCAATCTCAACGTATACAgcgtataatgaaaaaaattcagaataaaACAATTGGAATGGAAAAATCTCGAGCTGCAggaattttatgcatttttggcTATTTTGATAACTTCTGGCGCAAATAATTCAAATACCGATAACGCAAGGGAAATGTGGCAGTGGTATTCATATCCATTATATCGCGCAGCAATGAGTACCAATCGCTGCTGAAATATTATTCGTTTTATTCGATTTGACGATGCCAATACTAGAACTCAGCCCTTAGAAAGTGATAAAGCTGCTCCAATACGAGACATTTGGACAATGTTAAATAGTAATTTAGCAACACATTATAAACCAACAGAATACCTAACAATCGACGAGCAACTTTATCCATAACGAGGTCGAACTAGATTCACTCAATACATTCCATCAAAGCCAGCTAAATATGGAATTAAAGTATGGTGGATATGTGATGCTCAAAATTCGTATCCACTTACTGGACAGCTTTGCACTGGATTATTAGTGATAGTGCACAGAAAAAACCCGAAATCATCGAGTTTTATAACTGGTCTAAAGCTAGAGTAGACACGATGAATAAAATGCTTTGTAGATATGTGTACTGCAAAAAGATCAACTCAACGATGGCCTCTagcatttttttacaatattctcGATATTGCCTGCCTTGCAGCATATATTCTGTAATATGAGAATAACAAAATGCTTGTTAAAAAATCGTATGAACGACTCTTATTTTATCGGCAGAGAGCTGTGTACTCCATTCGTTGAAAATCGTGCGAATAATGCACAAATTATGAggcatttctcaacaagagTGGCGATTGAATCTCTTCTTGGTCGAGCTGTCAATTTAAATGGGCAGCCAACATCATCTGTATTGAGACCTCAGAAGCAGCGCGATTCAACTGGAAGGAAAAATATTACTGGTGTTTGCTATGAATGTCTTCAAAGTGAATTCAAAAAACGTCGCAAAACTAGAAAAATATGTTCAGTATGTGAGAAACCTATTTCTGATGAACACTGTATTATAACCACGACATGTGAAGGATGTAcagaataatttaatatactttAATTCCTATATAGCACTGTATCATAATAAATACagcaatataaataaacaaatagtaaaataatattactaaaataaataaaaacggagttattttgttttaactatttttttctcaGCGGGTACCCGGGTACCTGGTTATTGAACGGAGGGGGTATCAAGTTTGATAGTTAataacttttattaaataattgattctaaaaaattttgacgaaaaatgggtgtctaataattttaattttggggATCCAGGCggccataaaatttttttgaggaggaattaaaaaaaattgacatgTAGATTGAAATGGATACCCGGGTACCCGGTAGGGACCGGACGGTTAAATGTACTTTtggcgaagtaaataactaaaactgtgggtaaatctatattttacagcattttgaaaaataGTATGTTTTATCAAACACAATATCCAAATGTTCAAACAAACAGCACTTGTGGTATAACCCTGCGATAAAATGTCTATCGAAACTAGAGAAAATCAGTGTATAATCAAGCATCATTCACTTAAACATCGTCTGACCAATTTCAATCTCAATGATTATCTACTGGGAATTAGAAATAAGAAGGCGTTTGAACGCTGTTGGTAATGAAAAAATGAACAAACTCGCGAGTCGTGGTGTTGCAAATAAGTAGCGCAATGCTATTAAACTGAATGTttgattatttatgtaaataaatattaatcgaCTCTTCACTGAAAAATTCTGTGTGGCCCAATTGCGGAATGGTCTTCttctcacacacatacaaagtcGAATAgtatttgtttgtaaacaaaataatcgGTATTTAAGAGAGGAATTTATGTTTACGATTTGATATGCGTtaagagctattcaaatatgattTACATACTGGTGCTTATAGTGTAACATAAGCTTTGTAAAGTAGAGTTACACATACTAATCTTCATACATATATCCCTATAAAATTGGTGagtaagttgaaaattaaacaCATTTAACCCTCCGATGTTCGGTGCCTTATGATGCGGTAAGTGCATCATAAGGGTTTGCCCAGACCCATAAAAATAATGTAAGAAATacggttttaaaaataattttatttatttatttgaacggATTAGTATTAATTATGAAGAGCAATTGGGTTTACAACTATATAGTTGCATGGAATGTTCATTAAGACATATGGGACGATTACATTTGCTGCAGTTATAACGAGTTTTACGTCGCTTTttcgaagaagaagcagcacaaTGGTAGCACGATGACCGTTTTGAAGCAACTTGAGCATATGATTGTTGCTGTGTTGCATCTGATGTCGATGGACAAGATTCCGGTACCTAAAAGTagcgaaataatttattttaaattagtaaatatgaatacatgcatacacatatcTTTATACGCGGagatatatgtaggtgtgtataTAATTCATACTCACCTTGATATTAAAAAGATTCATTGCTTGTCTTATATGAGCAAACCTCCATACTAATGGGTTAGTCGCCCGTTTCGTCATATGTGGAATAACTAGCTGCCGTGCcaattcaataataaatgaGCGCCTCTTATCACTCTGCTTTGCCGGATTCAGCTCGTCATAGATGATGAATGAGGCCAAACCGGCAATATCCAGCATATTATAAAACATTGCCAGTGGCCAACGGTTTGTCGAGCATTTGCACGCATAGCCCGTCAACATTTGATCCATTGTATCTACCCCcgctttaaatttattgtagtCCAAAATTTGATCTGGATCGGTGCTTTGACGGTAATGGGCAGTGGATAACATAATTACTGGGTTTTTCGGCTTTGCCATATACGAGCACAGACCGATATTATTATTGCGATAACAAAATAAAGTGCTTTTAACATCACGCTTCGGGTTAAGCAATTCATGCGGAATGAAggtcttattttttcttacggTACCGACAAAAGCCACTCTACGATTCATCAACATTTCTGCCAAGTTGTATGTTGAACAAAAATTGTCAGCATAAACAGTCCTACCGCTGTCCATATAATTTTGCATGAATTTCATGACGACCCGTTCACCTTGATTCGTTTCTCGCTGGCCACCTGGTGGTTTTCCAGTATAAATTATACCTTTCAAAGGGTAGTTTGAAACAGAGTCACAAATCCACCACACTTTCATGCCATATTTTGCCGGCTTACTCGGAATATATTGGGTGAATCGAGTGCGCCCACGACATGGAAATAACTGTTCATCGACGGTTACATGACAATCCGGAGTGTATGCTATCTCTACAGTTTTGCTTTGCTTCAACCTCTCAGCACGAGTACCACTGTTATCGAAACGGATGAAAGTAGTTAAGCTCTTGAACCGATTCAATGACATAGTGGCCTTATAAATTGGCATATTGTAGCTGGCCCACAATTCTTTCGCTGGCTGAGAATTCGAGTGGAATACACCAGCAATAAGTAGCATCCCAAAAAAGCATACATTTCGTCTTCGTCAGTCATTACCCAAGAACGCTGTTTATTACTGGGATGCTTTTCATTCCATAGTCGAAACGCTTCAACGGCTTTTCTGTTGGTTTCCCGCACAATGATACTTACGATTTCAGGAGACTGCAATAGCTTGAAAAGAGCTTTATGACTCGGTGACGCTCCTCGTAGTGGCCCTTTACGAGTAAAAGTTGTAACATTGTGACAACGAGGCCTTCCAGGTGGTGGAGGATTTGAATTCCACATTCTACCATCTTTCGACCTGTATATAAGGCCCTGGGTAATAGATGTGCTGCATGATTCCATTGTAGTTGAAGCCTCAAGGGCGATAGCTTCTCTATACAAATCCTCAATATCATCATGGTTTTCATCCAGAACAGCCTCTAACTCGATTTCCTGTTCTATATCTAATGCTTCACCGAAGTCATCTTCATCTGGAAAATATTCATCATCTTCTACGTCGCCACTTGTTTCAAATGGATCGGACTCCTGTCCCATAATTTCTTCAATTTGTGCCTGAAGTCGCTGACGTTCTTCCGGACTCACATTTGCTGCGTTTAGCTTACGAAGCAAACGCTTCAACACATCAACTTCATCCATATTTACTTgttccattttatttaaaaaaaaacacttcccACTAATTAAAAAACACGTGTTCacttcaattgtcaaatgtcaaCTAAAAAATTATCTCTGCCGCTGCCTCCGCTAACAGTTGAGTTGTTTACACCTAACGGTTAATCAATTTACATGAGAAGCTTATATGGGTTTGCACAGACCCATGTGAGCTTAATAAacgaaattagtttaaaattgttatttttacaacaaatatagcaaaaatcttaattttgctACTTCATTGTGTTTAGCACACTACATTTTAGGAAGTCATGGACTAAGAAGCCtcagatattaaaaataaaagatctACATACATTTAAAGATCGAATGGGTCTGGCCAGACCCATATGAACATCGGAGggttaatacaaaatatgtggTGTATTAAACATTGCAATTACCTATAACAGGGTTTATTGTCCAAacctatttatttttaataaaattaataacattattAGCATCCCAATGGTATAGTTTGAACATTGGCGAAATcggcctataggcaacattgtacttatcggctttaaattttcgttatttaaatttttgtgaccAGCGgtattttcaattatgtagacttacaTATGTGTTGAGCAAACGTACAGTTACATTTTCTGCTATGAACTGTGCACGTGTTCATTCAGTAGGCATTCTCCGCAGagtgaaattgtcaaaatcgtttCGCGAACAAAGTTTTACAAAAGTGGTTATGCAataagtgttcaaaaacataaaaaatattatgtaaataaataaagataagagattaattcaaaaaaatcagTCATGAGAAAAATGttcagtttatttataataatttagttgtTGCCTTTAGgtaacatcctgtaactaatgaaccaggatacaaaggactttgaaatttttatcaattcatctttgagttaagactaatatatgtatgtatatctgtcctaaaaattGTAGCTctgcccattttaattcgggcatgagagggttaattaTGCCGAAATTTTGAAGCACCAGTGATGATATATGAACAAGCCTTTGCACAAATGCTGCATTTCTAGTGTGACATAACCCGTCTAATAATTTGCGACACCGGACTATAACTTCCAAGGCCCCAGAAATCGAATAttaggacctcagtgcttgagGCTAAGTTTTTACCGAAAATgtcgttaaatctctcagatattcaaaGGAAATGTGTTTCTAATAATAGTGTGCCTTTCTTAAGCCGCATATCATGAAAAATGGATTTAACGGATTATGGATTTACCGGTGGTAAATGAGAGATAactggtggcaaaaatagttgaaaatgatcCAGGAATTACCACAGTTTCCATTTACTATacatttataatgattttcattattctaacGGATTTATATCCTGTAGCTACGggtgaattgtgtgttatcttaataacagtaaaaaaaaaacaattaaggaagggctaagttcgggtgtaaccgaacattttatactctcgcaatttatttatttaactttatttatattatataatacacaatttgacccacatattcgtcatatatattgtataaagtccattgaaagttggaaaccataatattaggttagaagcacagaggtcctcgtgttcgatatatggggccttaaaaacctatggtccgatttcggcgatttttagaatggggctgccacactattaacatagtatttgtgcaaagttctgcaccgatatcttcactagtacttactttatatattgtaaagtaaacgattcagattgtcttcaaagttctggtatataggaagtaggcgtggttgtaaagcgatttggcctattttcacaacatatcattgggatgtaaggaaactattacaaaccaagtttcattgaaatcggtcgagtagttcctgagatatggtttttgacccataagtgggcgacgccacgcccattttccattttgtaaaaaactctgagtgcagctttcatctgccatttcttatgtgaaatttagtgtttctaacgtttttcgttagtgagttaacccactttttgtaatttttatcctaacttttgtatgggaggtgggcgtggttattatccgatttctttcatttttggactgtattaggaagtggctaaaaaaaacgactgcagaaagtttggtttatatagctctattggtttgcgagatatgtacaaaaaacttagtagggggcggggccacgcccgcccttacgtgttttcggttttcgccattttgtgggcgtggcagtggtccgattttgctcattttcgaaagcacccttcctatggtgccaagaaataagtgtgccaagtttcatcaagatatcttaatttttacttaagttacagcttgcacagacggacggacggacagacagacattcggatttgaactccactcttcaccctgatcactttggtatatataaccctatatctaagtcgtttagttttgggtgttacaaacaaccgttatgtgaacaaaactataatactctctttagcaacatttgttgggagagtataaaatgttcggttacacacgaCACACACATATCatgtttttaaagtttttgacTTGAAATAACTTATAAttgattaaagaatttttttgtgCAGATTAAGTATTTCTCCACCAAAGAAAATAGCGCAACACTATCAGAGAACATACCTGTGcccaaaaaataaggtgacatttgaatttaaactaCGTGCGTCGAAGGATTTGgagaattacttttttttttaggttggtAGAAATATGTTGATCAaagaatttgcattaaattttgtttacggaATCAATTTTCTGCTGCGGATACGTTGAGGATGGAGCAGAAAGCCTTTGATGATGAGGCTATGTCTAAAGAAAATGTTTACAAGGGGTGTAGTGAGTACCAAGCCGGCCGTGAACGTGTCGAAGACAAAGAGCGTCCGGGGCGACCATCAACCTCAACCGACGAAGCTCAcgttcaacaaatcaaagattTGGTGTTGAAAACCAGTCGATTAACAATTAGAGATCTTGCTGATGAAGTTGGCATATCGAAAGGCTCAGCCAATACCATTTTGAAGGATGTTTTGGGCCTCAAGCGCGTCAAATCTCGACTGGTACCGAAA
This portion of the Zeugodacus cucurbitae isolate PBARC_wt_2022May chromosome 3, idZeuCucr1.2, whole genome shotgun sequence genome encodes:
- the LOC105219419 gene encoding protein GVQW3-like, which encodes MEQKAFDDEAMSKENVYKGCSEYQAGRERVEDKERPGRPSTSTDEAHVQQIKDLVLKTSRLTIRDLADEVGISKGSANTILKDVLGLKRVKSRLVPKTLNFLEKRRQKLNPYRSAPTTVFT
- the LOC105219420 gene encoding piggyBac transposable element-derived protein 4-like, with the protein product MDEVDVLKRLLRKLNAANVSPEERQRLQAQIEEIMGQESDPFETSGDVEDDEYFPDEDDFGEALDIEQEIELEAVLDENHDDIEDLYREAIALEASTTMESCSTSITQGLIYRSKDGRMWNSNPPPPGRPRCHNVTTFTRKGPLRGASPSHKALFKLLQSPEIVSIIVRETNRKAVEAFRLWNEKHPSNKQRSWPAKELWASYNMPIYKATMSLNRFKSLTTFIRFDNSGTRAERLKQSKTVEIAYTPDCHVTVDEQLFPCRGRTRFTQYIPSKPAKYGMKVWWICDSVSNYPLKGIIYTGKPPGGQRETNQGERVVMKFMQNYMDSGRTVYADNFCSTYNLAEMLMNRRVAFVGTVRKNKTFIPHELLNPKRDVKSTLFCYRNNNIGLCSYMAKPKNPVIMLSTAHYRQSTDPDQILDYNKFKAGVDTMDQMLTGYACKCSTNRWPLAMFYNMLDIAGLASFIIYDELNPAKQSDKRRSFIIELARQLVIPHMTKRATNPLVWRFAHIRQAMNLFNIKVSMNYIHTYIYLRV